One Paralichthys olivaceus isolate ysfri-2021 chromosome 8, ASM2471397v2, whole genome shotgun sequence genomic region harbors:
- the aanat1 gene encoding serotonin N-acetyltransferase produces the protein MSVVSALPFMRPLHMPSPGPRGRRHTLPASEFRSLSPEDAISVFEIEREAFISVSGECPLHLDEVRHFLTLCPELSLGWFEEGRLVAFIIGSLWDQERLTMEALTLHKPHGPTVHIHVLAVHRTFRQQGKGSILMWRYLQYLRCLPYVRRAVLMCEDFLVPFYQKSGFKVQGPSKITVGPLTFIEMLYPVRGHAFMRRNSGC, from the exons atgtcaGTGGTGAGCGCGCTGCCTTTCATGAGGCCGCTCCACATGCCCTCTCCGGGGCCTCGGGGCCGCCGCCATACTCTACCGGCCAGCGAGTTCCGCTCCCTCAGTCCGGAGGATGCAATCAGCGTGTTcgagatagagagagaag CCTTCATCTCAGTGTCTGGTGAGTGCCCCCTCCACCTAGACGAGGTGCGTCACTTCCTCACCCTGTGTCCAGAGCTGTCTCTTGGCTGGTTCGAGGAGGGACGTCTGGTGGCTTTTATCATTGGCTCTCTGTGGGACCAGGAGAGGCTTACCATG GAGGCTCTGACTCTCCATAAGCCTCACGGCCCCACAGTGCACATTCACGTACTGGCTGTCCACCGGACCTTCCGTCAGCAGGGCAAAGGCTCCATCCTGATGTGGCGCTACCTGCAGTACCTCAGGTGCCTGCCCTATGTCCGCCGTGCCGTGCTCATGTGCGAGGACTTCCTAGTTCCCTTCTACCAGAAGTCGGGTTTCAAGGTGCAGGGCCCCAGTAAGATCACGGTGGGGCCCCTCACGTTCATCGAGATGTTGTACCCGGTCAGGGGCCATGCCTTCATGCGACGTAACAGCGGGTGCTGA